In Rhodamnia argentea isolate NSW1041297 chromosome 11, ASM2092103v1, whole genome shotgun sequence, one genomic interval encodes:
- the LOC115735707 gene encoding basic blue protein-like, with protein MEDSKPCRYFSSVCTILAVLGLLVSGAASEVYTVGDSDGWNSAVDYGVWSQKYNFSVGDVLVFKYVKGQHDVYEVTESTFRSCDTSTGVLAKHTSGNDQVTLTEAKKYWFVCNVAGHCLGGMRFGIVVKGSITAESPAPAPQSGALAPPQINKNGDQALRGLSLWDYLILLGVSIQLCSVQ; from the exons ATGGAGGATTCGAAGCCGTGCCGATACTTCAGCAGCGTCTGCACGATCCTCGCCGTCCTCGGCTTGCTTGTGAGTGGTGCCGCGTCGGAGGTTTACACGGTCGGCGACAGCGACGGGTGGAACAGCGCCGTAGATTACGGCGTGTGGTCTCAGAAATACAATTTCAGCGTCGGCGATGTTCTTG TCTTCAAGTACGTAAAGGGCCAACACGACGTGTACGAAGTGACCGAGTCGACGTTCCGCTCGTGCGACACGAGCACCGGCGTGCTGGCCAAGCACACGAGCGGCAATGACCAGGTCACTCTCACCGAAGCCAAGAAGTACTGGTTCGTCTGCAACGTGGCTGGTCATTGCCTCGGTGGGATGCGGTTTGGCATCGTCGTGAAAGGATCGATCACCGCCGAGAGCCCAGCTCCGGCTCCACAATCGGGGGCTCTGGCGCCTCCACAAATCAATAAAAATGGAGATCAAGCCTTGAGGGGATTGAGCCTGTGGGATTATCTGATCCTGTTGGGCGTTTCAATTCAGTTGTGTTCGGTACAGTAA